In Alkalihalobacillus sp. FSL W8-0930, a single window of DNA contains:
- a CDS encoding ABC transporter ATP-binding protein gives MAELLKITGLTGGYHPKKPVLHDVNLSVNKQEIVGLIGLNGAGKSTTIKHILGLLQPQKGEITIDGVSFKQDADQYRKSYAYIPETPVLYDELTLWEHLELTKVAYGLDSKDFEERAEKLLKEFKMTKMKKWYPSHFSKGMRQKVMIMSAFLIEPPVYIVDEPIVGLDPLGIQSFLNFISDMKKRGSAILMSTHILATAERYCDRFIILHHGRKVLEGTLSEMQQHIGKPNATLDDIYIEMTKEEVL, from the coding sequence AACCGGTGGATATCACCCTAAAAAACCCGTACTACATGATGTCAATCTTTCTGTTAATAAACAGGAGATCGTTGGACTGATCGGCTTAAACGGTGCCGGTAAAAGTACAACGATTAAACACATATTAGGATTACTACAACCACAAAAAGGTGAAATTACAATAGATGGAGTCAGCTTTAAGCAAGATGCTGATCAATATAGAAAATCGTATGCTTACATACCAGAAACACCTGTTTTGTATGATGAATTAACGCTTTGGGAGCACCTTGAATTAACAAAGGTTGCATATGGACTTGATTCAAAGGATTTTGAGGAACGTGCAGAAAAGCTATTAAAAGAATTTAAGATGACTAAAATGAAAAAGTGGTATCCTAGTCATTTTTCTAAAGGGATGCGTCAGAAAGTCATGATCATGAGTGCCTTTTTAATTGAGCCACCCGTGTACATTGTAGATGAGCCAATTGTGGGTCTTGATCCATTAGGGATTCAATCGTTCCTAAACTTTATTTCTGACATGAAAAAAAGAGGCTCTGCCATTCTAATGTCTACACATATATTAGCTACGGCTGAGCGATATTGTGATCGGTTTATCATTTTACATCACGGACGCAAAGTATTAGAAGGAACGCTTTCGGAGATGCAGCAGCATATCGGAAAACCCAATGCGACGCTTGATGACATTTATATTGAAATGACCAAGGAAGAAGTCCTATGA
- a CDS encoding ABC transporter permease yields MNAQSLWQERVQTYWREAGRYLKLIGNSGFLFTVYFLFIVGSYYYQQILEQLPAEFPTVELFTVVFLLILTRSRVRTFVKQADVVFLLPFEAKMGDYFRSAIRYSFFMQVGIIFIVLLLLGPLFVLRIGTGIVFWSTLVVLVAAKLWNILASWEEQRLQSKQERISHMLLRGLINVVLLYLLFSQAGVTFVGILLVLMLGLYIFYWRKIGQAYSIKWNHLIEVEESMVMFFYRIANAFTDVPKLRNQVRERRYLSWLIPLLAGKTQSVYSFLMARSFVRANDYLGIYVRLVAVGAFVLTILPSGWIQVPVFLVFMHMVMMQLSTIWYHYDMNMWVDIYPIEPNGRQKALTHLSLKLLSVMAVVLTIVLLLTGDPIVAVVALAVGLLFAYIGSASLIHRRKKQAF; encoded by the coding sequence ATGAATGCACAAAGCTTATGGCAAGAACGAGTGCAAACATACTGGAGGGAAGCTGGTCGTTATTTAAAATTAATAGGAAACAGCGGGTTCCTATTTACTGTTTACTTTCTATTTATTGTTGGTAGCTACTATTATCAACAAATTTTAGAGCAGCTTCCAGCAGAGTTTCCAACTGTAGAGTTATTTACGGTTGTATTCTTACTCATCCTGACGAGAAGTAGAGTACGAACCTTTGTTAAACAGGCAGACGTGGTTTTCTTATTACCATTTGAAGCAAAAATGGGCGACTATTTTCGTTCGGCCATCCGTTATTCTTTCTTTATGCAGGTAGGTATCATCTTCATTGTTCTATTGCTTTTAGGGCCATTATTTGTTCTTCGAATTGGAACAGGCATTGTTTTTTGGTCAACTCTAGTTGTACTTGTAGCGGCTAAGCTATGGAACATTCTTGCTAGCTGGGAAGAACAGCGATTGCAAAGCAAACAAGAAAGAATTTCACACATGCTCTTGCGTGGATTAATTAATGTGGTATTACTCTACTTGCTCTTTTCGCAGGCAGGAGTCACATTTGTCGGTATCCTCTTAGTGCTCATGCTAGGACTTTACATTTTCTATTGGAGAAAAATCGGTCAGGCATATTCAATTAAGTGGAATCATTTAATTGAAGTAGAGGAGAGCATGGTCATGTTCTTCTACCGCATTGCAAACGCGTTTACGGATGTACCGAAGCTTCGTAATCAAGTAAGGGAGCGTAGGTATTTAAGCTGGCTTATTCCGTTATTAGCTGGGAAAACTCAGTCTGTTTATTCGTTTTTAATGGCCAGGTCCTTTGTACGAGCTAATGATTACTTAGGTATTTATGTAAGACTCGTAGCAGTTGGAGCCTTTGTGTTAACAATCCTACCTAGTGGATGGATTCAAGTTCCTGTGTTTCTTGTGTTTATGCATATGGTTATGATGCAGCTTTCAACGATCTGGTACCACTACGATATGAATATGTGGGTTGATATTTACCCAATTGAGCCTAATGGAAGGCAAAAAGCGTTAACACACTTAAGCTTGAAGTTGTTATCGGTCATGGCTGTTGTTTTAACCATTGTACTTCTATTAACTGGAGATCCAATTGTAGCAGTGGTTGCTTTAGCGGTAGGACTTCTTTTTGCATATATCGGAAGTGCTTCGTTGATTCATCGCCGCAAAAAACAAGCTTTTTAG
- a CDS encoding EcsC family protein, protein MIRWKRKLGKSQSMTGRFAKKWQKKANAFIPEKVHSVVTMSVKHMVQAALTGSEYVSKRELDLTTTFEEREEKVLELFRTYKNTAVAEGIGTGAGGIMLGLADFPLLLSIKMKFLFDNAITYGYDCKTFKERLFILTIFQLAFSEGDERAMLLERVENWETYAEDLPEDPNDPLAMDWKSFQLSYRDFIDLPKMLQLVPGFGAIVGAAANSHFLEILKTTAMNSYRMRLLNEPNG, encoded by the coding sequence ATGATCCGTTGGAAGCGAAAGCTAGGCAAAAGTCAATCAATGACTGGCCGTTTCGCAAAAAAGTGGCAGAAGAAAGCGAATGCTTTTATTCCGGAAAAGGTTCATTCTGTAGTCACAATGAGCGTTAAGCATATGGTGCAGGCGGCGCTCACTGGGTCAGAGTATGTTTCTAAAAGAGAATTAGATCTAACTACTACGTTTGAAGAACGAGAAGAAAAAGTTCTGGAGCTTTTTCGAACGTATAAGAACACCGCTGTTGCAGAAGGGATTGGAACAGGAGCTGGTGGTATTATGCTCGGCTTGGCTGATTTTCCTCTACTTCTTAGCATTAAAATGAAGTTTTTGTTTGATAATGCGATCACCTACGGCTATGATTGTAAGACGTTTAAAGAGAGACTTTTTATACTCACCATCTTTCAGTTAGCTTTTTCCGAAGGAGACGAGCGAGCTATGCTTTTGGAGAGGGTGGAGAACTGGGAAACGTATGCCGAAGACTTACCAGAAGATCCAAACGACCCGCTTGCGATGGATTGGAAGTCATTTCAGTTAAGTTATCGAGATTTTATTGACTTACCCAAAATGCTACAGCTTGTCCCGGGCTTTGGAGCCATTGTAGGTGCTGCAGCCAATTCTCACTTTCTTGAGATTCTCAAGACCACCGCAATGAATAGCTATCGTATGCGACTGCTTAACGAACCAAATGGATAA
- a CDS encoding cytochrome c biogenesis CcdA family protein: MEVSIWLAFFAGMISFLSPCIFPLVPAYLAQLTGASISNGQVQAERHLILTRSVGFILGFTIIFVLMGASSSFLGQLFSTNRTLIEQLGGIFIVLFGLQMAGIISLRSLLTEKKLPIKPRKSASFSNSLMIGFLFGAGWMPCIGLVLGSILIIAGSSETMGLGILLLFIYSAGLGVPFLIVAFFWSKSLSKLKVMNRWLPTIQRISGVLMIILGIMLFTGYFRILSAYFARFVPFSI, from the coding sequence ATGGAGGTCTCGATATGGTTAGCGTTTTTCGCTGGCATGATTTCTTTTTTGTCTCCATGTATTTTTCCATTGGTACCTGCTTACCTAGCTCAGTTAACAGGAGCTTCCATATCAAATGGCCAAGTACAGGCTGAGAGACATTTAATTTTAACTAGAAGCGTTGGATTCATCCTGGGCTTTACGATTATCTTTGTTCTAATGGGGGCATCATCGTCTTTTCTAGGACAGCTATTTTCAACAAATCGTACACTTATTGAGCAGCTTGGCGGAATCTTTATCGTTTTGTTTGGTTTACAGATGGCTGGCATTATCTCTTTACGATCGCTTTTAACAGAGAAAAAACTACCGATAAAACCTCGGAAATCAGCGAGCTTCTCTAATTCATTAATGATTGGTTTTTTATTTGGTGCTGGGTGGATGCCCTGTATCGGCTTAGTCCTTGGATCAATTTTAATCATTGCCGGAAGTAGCGAAACCATGGGGCTTGGAATCTTATTATTGTTTATCTATTCTGCAGGACTTGGTGTTCCGTTTTTGATCGTCGCCTTTTTTTGGTCCAAGTCTCTTTCAAAACTAAAAGTAATGAACCGCTGGTTACCAACGATTCAACGAATAAGTGGTGTGTTAATGATTATCTTAGGGATCATGCTTTTTACTGGCTATTTCCGAATCTTATCCGCGTATTTTGCACGCTTTGTCCCTTTTTCTATTTAA
- a CDS encoding PspA/IM30 family protein, whose amino-acid sequence MSIFTRVERLVKASIHEGLERMEEPLALLKQEIRDTKQSIAKKKEQVTKQENMFQTFERAIETAGKLADKRQQQAEIAIEKQEEDFAKRALIDKRQALNEQQKFQALIEQNKQSILDLKAEIQELEHSLKVKAEQKRELEQQKEADKAGAELKKMFAQTSHFGANDSKELDQWSKAALEIENDNLKAEIEAELAQLKAAKQG is encoded by the coding sequence ATGAGTATTTTCACTCGAGTTGAACGACTAGTAAAGGCATCAATCCATGAAGGGTTAGAACGTATGGAAGAACCATTGGCTTTGCTTAAACAAGAAATTCGTGATACTAAACAATCCATTGCAAAGAAAAAAGAACAGGTAACGAAGCAGGAAAACATGTTCCAAACATTTGAACGTGCGATTGAAACGGCTGGAAAGTTAGCTGATAAAAGACAGCAACAAGCTGAGATTGCGATTGAAAAACAGGAGGAGGATTTTGCAAAGAGAGCGTTGATTGATAAGCGTCAGGCACTAAACGAACAACAAAAATTCCAAGCGTTGATAGAGCAGAATAAACAAAGTATTCTCGATTTAAAAGCTGAGATTCAAGAGCTTGAACATTCTCTGAAGGTTAAGGCGGAACAGAAACGCGAGCTTGAACAGCAAAAGGAAGCCGATAAGGCAGGAGCCGAACTTAAGAAAATGTTTGCTCAAACAAGTCATTTTGGTGCAAATGATTCAAAAGAATTGGATCAATGGAGCAAGGCAGCGCTTGAGATTGAAAACGACAATCTAAAAGCCGAGATTGAAGCAGAGCTAGCTCAGCTGAAAGCAGCTAAACAAGGGTAG
- a CDS encoding DUF4097 family beta strand repeat-containing protein, protein MKKLIGFAMIVLGLILLVLTTFPLFFSNFANSQVDNVTKSLDGINTLSLESKAIHWTIVPVEDEELRIELANGEQGKPFKVEQGRSQLNVITEHKRFGWFPSFSNSFKKGEATVYLPKSFTQGLDISTVSGDITFDGDITLDELNVEMVSGEVMNSGNLQADEIDVDSVSGHVHLVQVTSSDIHADTVSGDVLVQYDTEQGDLSVDTVSGKVEVTVPTWDATYELDTLSGTIVDQGTRIKAREFSSSLGNGNAEVEISTLSGDITLN, encoded by the coding sequence ATGAAAAAACTAATCGGTTTTGCTATGATTGTTCTTGGTTTGATATTGCTCGTTCTAACGACGTTTCCGCTATTCTTTTCGAACTTTGCAAATTCTCAAGTGGACAATGTAACGAAATCGCTTGATGGAATAAATACATTATCTTTAGAGAGTAAGGCGATTCATTGGACCATTGTTCCTGTTGAAGACGAAGAGCTTCGCATTGAATTAGCGAATGGTGAACAAGGAAAACCATTTAAAGTGGAGCAGGGCCGTAGCCAACTTAATGTTATAACGGAACATAAAAGATTTGGTTGGTTCCCTTCTTTTTCTAACTCATTTAAGAAAGGTGAAGCAACGGTATATCTTCCTAAGAGTTTCACACAGGGTCTGGATATTTCCACTGTTTCCGGCGATATTACATTTGATGGTGATATTACATTAGACGAGTTAAATGTTGAAATGGTCTCAGGTGAAGTCATGAATTCAGGGAATTTGCAAGCCGATGAAATCGATGTTGATTCCGTTTCAGGTCATGTTCATTTGGTGCAGGTAACTAGCTCTGATATCCATGCAGATACTGTTTCAGGAGATGTTTTGGTTCAGTATGATACAGAACAAGGAGACCTTTCTGTTGACACCGTTTCTGGTAAAGTTGAAGTAACGGTTCCTACTTGGGACGCAACATATGAGCTTGATACGTTGAGCGGTACAATTGTGGATCAGGGAACTCGAATAAAAGCAAGAGAGTTTAGCAGTTCATTAGGTAATGGAAACGCTGAGGTTGAAATTTCCACTCTATCTGGAGATATTACACTTAATTAA